The sequence CACCCCGTCCCTCAGCCGGCCGCCACCCGCGGGGCCACCTCGCTCCCGAGCAGCTCGATCCCCCGCAGCAGGTCCTCGTGCGACATGCGGGGGTTGGTCATCTGGACCGACACCCGGTCGACCCCGCCGAGCTGGTCGCTCACGCGGTCGAGCTTGGTCGCGACGGTGTCCGGGTCCCCCATGACGAAGGCGCCGTCCGGGCCGCTGGTGGCATCGAACTGCTCGCGGGTGGGCGGGCGGAAGCCGCGCTCACGGGACACGGTCGTGAACATCTCGTGCCAGCCGGGGTAGACCGTGTCGGAGGCGCTGCGGACGTCCTCACCGACGTAGCCAAACATGTGCAGGCCGACCTTGAGCTGCTCGGGGCTGTGCCCGGCCTCGGCGCCGGCGCGGCGGTACAGCTGGACGAGCGGGGCGAACTGTCGCGGCTCCCCGCCGATGATCGCGACCATGAGGGGCAGGCCGAGCACCCCGGTCCGCAGGAACGACTCCGGCGTTCCGCCGACCCCGACCCAGATCGGCAGCGGGTCCTGCACGGGCCGCGGGAACACGCCCTGCCCGCGCAGCGGCGGCCGGTGCCGCCCGGACCAGGTGACG comes from Aquipuribacter hungaricus and encodes:
- a CDS encoding Atu2307/SP_0267 family LLM class monooxygenase, coding for MHVGVDSFVSQVTDPSTGHVVGPVERLQHLLEEIELADRVGLHSFGIGEHHRQEYYDSAPPVILAAAAARTSRIRLGSAVAVLSANDPVRVFQQFATLDLLSQGRVDLVVGRGSFTEAFPLFGLDLQDYDELFVEKLDLLLRLRESTHVTWSGRHRPPLRGQGVFPRPVQDPLPIWVGVGGTPESFLRTGVLGLPLMVAIIGGEPRQFAPLVQLYRRAGAEAGHSPEQLKVGLHMFGYVGEDVRSASDTVYPGWHEMFTTVSRERGFRPPTREQFDATSGPDGAFVMGDPDTVATKLDRVSDQLGGVDRVSVQMTNPRMSHEDLLRGIELLGSEVAPRVAAG